Below is a genomic region from Pontibacillus yanchengensis.
AATCTTACAAAACGTATATCATTGGGCAAAAAGCTTGCATCATTAATGTTCCATCCAGATTATTATCCAGATTTTTATACATTTGCTAAAGTATCGGAACCTATTGGCTCTAGGTATGAATATGAGCAATATTTCACAACACCATCAGCAAAAACACCTATGTTAAGGGCATTATATCCTATTATTACTCACAAGGACAAAATTCGAAAAGATTGGTATATTTCAGGGAGTTCTCTCAAAAAAAGATGGTGGAAACCAGTACATCCCCATTTTTCTCAAGATGTGAGCCATCGATTTTATGCCAAGAGGCATGGATTACTTGCCATTCAGAATATGGCTAGTGCTTATCAAGCTACTAAGGTAGATAAAAAACCTTAAACCTCTTGAAGGAGGATTAAGGTTTTTGGAAGTGTAAAATAGTGTTCTTCATAATGTCTTGCACGAATGCCTACTAGCTAATAGAGGCAAGTGAGACATGTGTTTATATTTAGGTTGCTGGACGATTTTCTCCTTCAAGTTTAGGATTTCCATCGCCTTTGAAGTCTTTGTTCTTTTGCTTTGGTTCACCATTTAATGGTTTTTTAGCTTGTGTATTTCGACCTTTTTTGCCCATTGCAATCCCTCCTCGACAATAGTTTATATCAACTTTTCTAAATCATACGAAAGAAGTGAAAAACTGACGAATCTTATTTTCTTTGTTGCTTTTCTTCTAGTTTTGTCGTACGGGAAGGGGAAGAGGGTTGAAGAGAGAATATTAGGAGTACACAAATGCGAAAGAGGAGGAGTTAGGATGGGCGTTGCTGCAAAAAAAATCGGTACTTATCAGAATGGTATTACAAGAGTAGAGTTTGAAAAGTCGTGGGTGGATTTAATTGATCGAGTCCAAATCATTGATGATAAGGTTTCTAAAAAGGCCGATGAAGTTGTTTTAACAATGGTCCTAGCACATCGTCGTGAAATTGAACAGCTACAATTAGAATTCCTTCAGTTACAAAAAGAAATCAAAACGCTTCAAAAGCAGCAAAAAGCACTGGTCGAGGAGAAGCAAAAACACATCAATGAAAAGCAACCAACAAAGAATAAATGGTGGAATTGGTTTCAAAAATAGATGAAGAAATTCTTCCTTTCATGTTACAGTAGGAGGGAAGGAGTGAGGCAGTATTGAGTTCTAAGCTAGAGAATCAAATTTGGACCATTAAGCAAGAGTTAAATCAATTAAAAGACCGATTTCTTGCTTCAGATAAACCCGCAGACAAAAAAGATCGAGCTCTCTTTGAACAGGTGAAGGAAGAAACATCACCGTTATTTACATTAATCCAAGAATGGTATGATGAAGCAGAGCAATATGTCAAAATGAACCCAGGTAGTAAAGTGTTCCCGATACAGTTAGAAAACACAAAAGATAACTTTGAGTTGCTTGTTCTTCATAGTTATTATATTGATGTTCCAAAGAAACGTTTTATGGAACTATATAATTCGGTTCACTATGTATTAGATCAGTTATTAGATAATTTTAAATAAAATGAAAAGCAGACCAACTAGGGTTTTTGGTCTGCTTTCCTTATGTTTTAAATAGAGACTATTCTTTAATGGCTCCGCCCTTGCTGTTATGCATGTTTTTTGGTTTTTCTTCTCCAACTTCTGCAAACTGTTTAGCTTCCAATGGTTTTTCGTGTTCATGATTTTGTTTTTTCTCTTTATATCCTTTACCTCGTCCCATATGATCCCTCCTTTCTTATTTTATTGTTTCTGTTTCGCCTTAAAACATGCCTCTCATTCAAACGGTGTGTTCATAAGAAAAATTTTTATAGGTTCGTGAACGATGTAGGTGAGATATGCGTCTAATGTGTAGAAGTGAAATGAGGAATGCCTATGGAACAAGATCTTCTAGCTCGTGCAAAAAAAGGGGACGAGGAAGCATTAGCTAGTATATTAAAAGAACATTATACATTCGTATATAAATTTGTAATAAAGATATCAGGCTCAGATCAAATAGCGTTGGATATAACACAGGATACAATGGTAAAAGCTATCCAAAAAATTCATCAATACAAAGGTAAATCAGCGTTTTCTTCTTGGTTGATTCAAATTGCTACGAATACATATCTAGATACGAAAAGAAAACAAAAAACTGCTCAAACGTATTTGGAAAAAGAAAAGGGAAAAGGAAAATTAGATTACAACACTTATAACTCTTTTCAAGTAACAGAATGGTACGCAGCAAAAGAAGCCATATGGAAACTCTCCGATGCTTATAGGATTCCGATATTGCTTAAGCATTACTATGGTTATGATTATACTGAAATAGCTAAAATGACTTCTGTGAAAGTTGGAACTGTAAAATCAAGAGTTCATTATGGCTTGGCCATTTTAAGAGAGGAGCTTCAAGAACATGAGTGACGATAAATCATTTAAAGAGGAAAAGATTATTCAAGTTGTTAAGGTCACGTCAGAGAATATAGATGATGAAGTCAATGTAAATGAGCCCTCCTTAGACTTCTTCAAAAATCTCGTTCATCAAGAACGACAAGCCTGGTACCGAAGGCTATGGATTGAACTTCTTATTTTTTGGTGTATTGCTTTATCAATCATAAGTTTAATGACGATTAGTATCTTATATATTCCAATTATTTTTGTAGGAATACAATTAATTGTCGCTATTGGTTTAAGTGGTTATTTTATAAAAGAGTATGCTAGAATGGCGGTCGTACAAAATGACTTACATTAGTGCAGATGAACTACCTATCTGGGGTTGGGTTCTTGTAGGTATTATTTTACTAACCCAGAGCTCATTTCTGTTTATACAAGCAAAGAAAAAAGGAAAGAATCAATGGTTATGGGGCTTAATTGGAATTATTCAAGTTCCAGTACCACTCATAATATTTTTATTACTAAACCATTATGTGTGGAGTAAACCTGATCATAAAGGTGATTAAAGATGGTAAGAAGAATATTAATCGCACTTATATCTTTATTACAATTAACAGGATTAGTAACTATATTTTTTCATATTTGGTGGGGGCTTACTTTTATTGTGAGTTCTTATGCATGTTTAACAATTGTGATGATTTTATTAATCAAAGAAAGAATAAAAGAAAAAAAGGAGGATGAAGAGAATGATTATCGTGACTACTGATTTTATTCCTGGATATGACATTCAAGAGATAAAGGGTTTTGTGAGAGGCAGCACTGTTCAATCTAAAAATGTTGGTAGGGATATCTTAGCTAGCTTAAAAAATATAGTAGGTGGGGAAATTGTCGATTATACAAAGATGATGGATGAAGCTCGTCAAAAAGCAATAGGTCGTATGAAAGATCACGCTGAGGAAAAAGGAGCAGATGCAATCATCGCTGTACGATTAGAAACATCAAGTGTAACGAATGCAGCTTCAGAAATTATCGCGTATGGTACTGCTGTTACTTTGACAGAACAACAATAAATATAATGTGGTTTTTTAAACCATAAAGAAGCTAGGATATTTATATCCTAGCTTCTTTGAATAAATATGATACTTCATATAAGAGGGTGAATCTGGAATATTCAGTTTCGAGATAATTTGGTGAAGGAGTGGATCCCATACTTAATGAAGGTTAGGGGTGGGTTGGAACCAACTAGTTTTCCTGCGGGCGAGCTGGTGAGCCTTCTCGGTAGCTTTGCTATCTCTGGGTTCTCACCTACTTCATTCTCCCTCGGGAGTCTCGCAGTTTCCTCCCCAAACCTGCTGAGGGATACGTTATCGGCCCCTTAAACAGAGTGCGATTTGCTTAGTTTCGTTGAAGTAATGATATCTAGAATTAGTTGGTTACCTGATCGCAATTAACTCAAAACCTCATCCCACGCTAACCTGATTATGTTTCCGTTCATCTCAACGAAAGCAAAGGTGGCCGTGGAACAAGGGGACTTCTGCTGGAGAAAGAGGTAGGTAGGAACCTACAGAGCCTCGGTTTTAGGCTCGAGGAGACTTGCCAGCTCGCCGGCAGGACGCGAGTTGTTCCACGGCCATCTTAATTCCATATAAAGCAATGGAAACATCCCTCTTGTTTTTAGATCCGAGATTTATCTCGAACTCAAGTCTTCAAGATAATGGGGGTTTTATGGAAGGTTGTAATAGTAACTGATTTCGATAACCTCATACACTAAATAAAATCGCATGGGATTGCTATATTCCCATGCGATTTTCATTTCTAATGTTTAGTTGTTTAATGCCTTTTCTTTCTTTGGTTTACCATGATTAAGCCTATGAAGCATTAAATAAAAGGCAGGTAAGAGTAATAAGGTAAGGATCGTTGAGAACAACAAACCAGCAACAATAGACACAGCTAAAGGTCTAAATAATACATCACCACTAAAGGCTATCGGTAATAGCGCTGCAATAGATGTTAATGAAGTAAGCAGAATAGGGCGTATGCGTGCTCTGCCAGCTTCAATCACAGATGTAATTATAGATGATGATTGTTTATGATTTTGTTCAATAAACTCAATGAGTATTACTGAATTTCGTACAACAATACCTGATAGGGAAACAATTCCTAGTACTGCCAAAAAGCTTAAAGGCTGATTGCTAACAAATAAACCAATGATTGCTCCAGTAATAGCTAAAAATACAGTGCTTGTAATTAGTAACGGCATTAATAGTGAATTAAATTGAATAGCAATCACAAGGTAAATCAAGAATAAAACAATTACAAAAAGCTTAGAAACTTCGATGAAGAATTCTTGTTCTGCACTAGATCCACCAGTTTGACTAAAGGAATAGTCTGTAGGTAAATTCTTCTCAAAGTCACTTATTAAGGTATTTGCTTCTTTTTGAAAATCTGAGCTACCTTCTTTTCCATAGCCTTTTAACGTGATAGTTCTTTCTCCATCTAAATGTGGTATTGCTCCAATTTGAGTAGATTCACTTTTCGTTATAAATTCATTAAGTGTAAATACTTCAGGAGGTTGATTCCCATTGGCAGGAGAAGCTACCTGTAATGCTTCTAAAGCTACTCCAGATTCATTCTCGTCATCGACTAGTATTTTCATATCATATTTATTAACGCCATTATCGAAGGTTGGAAGTGGAATACCTGTATTGGCAGCCTGCAATTGTGATGTTACTTGATCGACAGAGACGTTGTTTTCTGCCATTTTTTCGCGGTTCAATGAATATTCGATATAGGGCTGCTCTGAACTCATGTTTAGTGTCACAATTTCGGTCGAATCTATGTTTTTCATTTTTTCTTTTAGATCGTTTGCAATATCTAATAGATTAGCCAATTCAGGTCCTTGTATTTTTACTGCAATTGGTGCACTTGGAGGAGGTCCAGATGTAATTGTTTCCAGGAAAATTTCACCATCTGGAAACTCTTCCCGTAATGGGCCTTCCCATTCAGAAATGAAAGCAGATGCACTTGTCTTTTCTTTATTAATTCTCACAAGTACTTGCCCTGTATTTTCACCACTTTGTGTCAAACCAGAACTAAATAGGTTCGGCATACCTGATCCAGCAAAAACAGCTGTTTCCGAAATATTGTCGCTATTATTCTGTAAAAAGAATTCCATCTCTTCTAAAGTGTTTTTTGTATTTTCTAACGTATTTCCTTCAGGTAAGGTCATTGAGATGGTAACTTCCTTACGATCAGCAGAAGGGAAGAATTCAAATGGAATCTTAATGACAAGGCTAGCTAATAAAGCACAAATAACAAGTCCTGAAATACCAAATAAAAATGGTTTTTTCGTTACCTTAGGTAGAACCGTTTCAGCATAAATACCTTCTATAGAATTAAATACAGATCCTAAGAGTCCAACTTTTTTAGGAGGTATTGCTTGGTTCTTACGCTTTCGGCGAACATATTGTACAGTAGGTATTAACGTTAATGACATAATAGTAGAAGCAATGATTGTCGTAATAAGCGTAGTTGGAAGCGCTCGAATAAAATCACCATTACTTCCAGATAAGAAGGTTAAAGGAAAGAAGCTGAAAATAATCATTAATGTAGAGGTTATAATCGATACTCGAACTTCCTTAATCCCTTGAATGGTTCCCTTCCATGCACTATCACCTAATTGAAAACGCCTCTGTATATTATCATTTACAACAATGGCATCATCTACCAATATACCGATTGCTATAATAACCCCTATAATCGAAATTTGATTTAAATCGACTCCGACGTAAGGTAACGGAATCAATCCAATGATAACAGAAATTGGAATAGAAACAGCTACTAATATAGCTGAAGAAAACGGTAAGCCTATAAGCATAATAATAAGTACGGCTAAAAGGGAAATACCGAAGGATGTAAGTAAATTTGTAAATACTTCCTCGATAATTGTACTTTGCGTATAGAATTGTTTCACTTCTACTTCAGAGGGGAGGCCTGTAGATAAAGAGCCAACTTTTTCATTTATTTGGTCTTGTAGAGCTGAAATATTAACTCCCTCTTTAGCTAATATTGTAAAGGATAATGAAGGCTCTCCTTCATATGTTATTAAATCTTCTGTTTCTTTGTAAGTGAGATTAATAGATCCTATGTCTTTTAGGTAAATAGGGTCACCTTCAGAAGAAGTACCTACAGATAGTTCCTCTAATTCCTCCCAGTGCTCTATCTTATTTAAAAGCAATTGATATTGTTTGTCTTCCTCTTCTACAGTACCTATTGCACCAGGTTCCAACTCTTGCTTTAACTTATTTACTATCTGAAAGGGGGAAATTTGTTGATCTCTCAATGATTCATTATCAAGCTTCACTAAAAGTTGTTCTTCCGGTAGTCCTTTAATCTGTATCGATTCAACGCCGTTAATATTTGAAATAGAGGTTTGCCATTCATTTAGAGTGTCCTTTAATTGATAAAGATTACTGTAATTGTTACTTACAAAATGATAGGACGATACAGCAGACATACGAAAGTCCGTTTGAATGCTTGGTTCTTGTACCATCTCCGGAAATCCCCTTGAGATGTCTGAGACCGATTGTCTTAGCTTTGAGAAAACAGTCTGTCGCTCAGCATCACCGGATAGTGTGATGGTAACAGAAGAGAAACCAGTAGTTGAAACAGATTCTACTGTTTCAACTCCAGACAAGTTCTGTATCTCTTCCTCATATGGATTTGTAATGGTACTTTCCACTTCTTGTGGAGTAGCACCAGGATAGACAGTTGAAATAGTTGCGACGTTCACGTTGATTTCTGGAATTTCTCTTTTTGGTAATTGTAAATATGTAAATATACCAGTGAAAATAAGTAAAGCTATAAAAACCCAAACAATCTTACGATATTTTAATATCCAACTCATTTACTTGTACCTCCTTAAGGAAAAATTATAAAATAATTAATTTAAGTTTACTATATTTATGTAGAGATATGCGAATGGTATGTAGTGTATAATGTTCTTTGACAACTAATTTCTTTAATTTATGTAAACGCTTTACAGGTAACGTTATTTTTTTTATAATTAAAATTCATTTATATGTGAAAGGGTGGGCATTCATCAATGAATAAACAAGCCTTGATAGAAAAAGCCAAAACTATAAGAGAAAAAGCCTATGTACCATATTCCCACTTCCCAGTAGGAGCAGCTGTGATAATGAAATCCGGTAAAGTATACGATGGCTGTAATATAGAAAACGCTGCATATCCCGTTACATGTTGTGCTGAGAGAGTAGCGATTTTTAAAGCGATATCTGATGGTGAAACTGAATTTGATAGTCTTGCGGTAGTTGCAGATACCAAAAGACCCGTTCCACCATGTGGATCATGTCGACAGGTTATAAGTGAATTCTTTTCACCTGATGCTGAAGTGTACACAACGAATTTACAAGGTGAAATAAAACAAGTTACAGTACAAGAATTATTGCCATATTCTTTTTCACAGGATGACTTAACAGATTAGATAGGTAGAAAAAAGAGCTGCGTTCACTAAATGAACACAGCTCTTTTATATCTTGAATCATTCTGATGTAACCACGTAAAATAGGCTGGTATAACTTCATGTATTAAGCCATTTCACCATAAAATAGGTATCTGACTTAGTACATGTCTCCTTATATTTACATAGGTTATTAGTGAACCTAATATAAGAAAGGAGACAGCATTAATGCATAAAAAGATGTGTCAACCTGGAATGGTAAGTCCAACACAAACCAATGTTCATCCTACAAAACATTGCGTTAAGCATAATTTCTATCAACAAGAGGTCAACAATGTATTCCCTACACACACCACAAATGTTAATCACATGAATACAGTCAATAAAAACTTCTACCCACAAACACAATCAGATGTGAATCAGTACTCTCAACAAGATGTAAATATGGGACCAACTTCTCCGATGGGAATGGGACCTGGAATGCAGGGACCAGGTAGTCAAGTAGCAGGTGCTTCTACAGGACCTCAAGGTATGGGTCCAGGGATGCAAGGTCCAGGAATGCAAGGTCCAGGGATGCA
It encodes:
- a CDS encoding efflux RND transporter permease subunit; the encoded protein is MSWILKYRKIVWVFIALLIFTGIFTYLQLPKREIPEINVNVATISTVYPGATPQEVESTITNPYEEEIQNLSGVETVESVSTTGFSSVTITLSGDAERQTVFSKLRQSVSDISRGFPEMVQEPSIQTDFRMSAVSSYHFVSNNYSNLYQLKDTLNEWQTSISNINGVESIQIKGLPEEQLLVKLDNESLRDQQISPFQIVNKLKQELEPGAIGTVEEEDKQYQLLLNKIEHWEELEELSVGTSSEGDPIYLKDIGSINLTYKETEDLITYEGEPSLSFTILAKEGVNISALQDQINEKVGSLSTGLPSEVEVKQFYTQSTIIEEVFTNLLTSFGISLLAVLIIMLIGLPFSSAILVAVSIPISVIIGLIPLPYVGVDLNQISIIGVIIAIGILVDDAIVVNDNIQRRFQLGDSAWKGTIQGIKEVRVSIITSTLMIIFSFFPLTFLSGSNGDFIRALPTTLITTIIASTIMSLTLIPTVQYVRRKRKNQAIPPKKVGLLGSVFNSIEGIYAETVLPKVTKKPFLFGISGLVICALLASLVIKIPFEFFPSADRKEVTISMTLPEGNTLENTKNTLEEMEFFLQNNSDNISETAVFAGSGMPNLFSSGLTQSGENTGQVLVRINKEKTSASAFISEWEGPLREEFPDGEIFLETITSGPPPSAPIAVKIQGPELANLLDIANDLKEKMKNIDSTEIVTLNMSSEQPYIEYSLNREKMAENNVSVDQVTSQLQAANTGIPLPTFDNGVNKYDMKILVDDENESGVALEALQVASPANGNQPPEVFTLNEFITKSESTQIGAIPHLDGERTITLKGYGKEGSSDFQKEANTLISDFEKNLPTDYSFSQTGGSSAEQEFFIEVSKLFVIVLFLIYLVIAIQFNSLLMPLLITSTVFLAITGAIIGLFVSNQPLSFLAVLGIVSLSGIVVRNSVILIEFIEQNHKQSSSIITSVIEAGRARIRPILLTSLTSIAALLPIAFSGDVLFRPLAVSIVAGLLFSTILTLLLLPAFYLMLHRLNHGKPKKEKALNN
- the sigY gene encoding RNA polymerase sigma factor SigY, whose translation is MEQDLLARAKKGDEEALASILKEHYTFVYKFVIKISGSDQIALDITQDTMVKAIQKIHQYKGKSAFSSWLIQIATNTYLDTKRKQKTAQTYLEKEKGKGKLDYNTYNSFQVTEWYAAKEAIWKLSDAYRIPILLKHYYGYDYTEIAKMTSVKVGTVKSRVHYGLAILREELQEHE
- a CDS encoding CotD family spore coat protein — encoded protein: MHKKMCQPGMVSPTQTNVHPTKHCVKHNFYQQEVNNVFPTHTTNVNHMNTVNKNFYPQTQSDVNQYSQQDVNMGPTSPMGMGPGMQGPGSQVAGASTGPQGMGPGMQGPGMQGPGMQGPGMQGPGMPMGMKKPGCGCWRD
- a CDS encoding YxlC family protein: MSDDKSFKEEKIIQVVKVTSENIDDEVNVNEPSLDFFKNLVHQERQAWYRRLWIELLIFWCIALSIISLMTISILYIPIIFVGIQLIVAIGLSGYFIKEYARMAVVQNDLH
- a CDS encoding DUF1798 family protein, with protein sequence MSSKLENQIWTIKQELNQLKDRFLASDKPADKKDRALFEQVKEETSPLFTLIQEWYDEAEQYVKMNPGSKVFPIQLENTKDNFELLVLHSYYIDVPKKRFMELYNSVHYVLDQLLDNFK
- a CDS encoding sigma-Y antisigma factor component gives rise to the protein MTYISADELPIWGWVLVGIILLTQSSFLFIQAKKKGKNQWLWGLIGIIQVPVPLIIFLLLNHYVWSKPDHKGD
- a CDS encoding cytidine deaminase, with translation MNKQALIEKAKTIREKAYVPYSHFPVGAAVIMKSGKVYDGCNIENAAYPVTCCAERVAIFKAISDGETEFDSLAVVADTKRPVPPCGSCRQVISEFFSPDAEVYTTNLQGEIKQVTVQELLPYSFSQDDLTD
- a CDS encoding YbjQ family protein — translated: MIIVTTDFIPGYDIQEIKGFVRGSTVQSKNVGRDILASLKNIVGGEIVDYTKMMDEARQKAIGRMKDHAEEKGADAIIAVRLETSSVTNAASEIIAYGTAVTLTEQQ